The following DNA comes from Chryseobacterium gallinarum.
GTTTCTTTTGTACAATCTTCCAAACTCTACTCCTGTTTCAATAGAAAAGTCTTCATCCAATTCATATTTTGCAATTTCCTGGTTGGTCTGGTTATCCACTACTCTGATGTATGAATTTCTTACCTGTCCGAAATTCTGTCGTCTTCTTTCAAAATCTTCTATAGTGACTACAAAAAGGATTTCCTGTACTCTTGGATCTACTTTATCCAGGTCTACAATAATGGCTTCATCATCATCACCGTCACTATTTTTTCCGTTAGGGTCATCTCCTGTATGGATAAGTGCACCATCCGGAGAGTTCAGGTTATTATAAAAAACAAAATATTCTTCACCCACTAATTTCCTGTCGGAACCGATCATAATAGCAGAAGCATCCAGGTCAAAATCATAGCCCGTTCCTTCATTAGGATCCCAGCCAAGCCCTATCGTCATTTTAGTCAACCCTATTTCAATCTTTTGTCCTTTCTGTAAATTAATTGCCATATTGTTTATGCTATAAATTATTTTTTGCCTTAAGATAAATCCGATTTATGAATTAACCAAATCATTTATTAAAAATATCATCAATACTATATTTCCCGGGAATTAAAAAATTGCAATAAAAAAGTCCGGTCACAAAACCGGACTTAAAAAATATAATGTATTGCTTCAGTAATTAAAAATCTTTATCTGCAACAGCGGCATTACGTGCCTTTGCCAGCATAGGGATAGAAATAAGTCCCATTACCAGCATGATTACAATCTGAAGCGGTAAAGAAATAAATGAATAGGTAAGTCCCATTTCTCCCCCCAGATCAGCGCTTTTACCCACCGAGAGGAATAGTGCCATAAAGCCATATTTCATGGCCAGGTTATAAGCTCCAATCCCTCCACTTGCCGGGATAATCATCCCTAAGGTACCCACTACAATGATAAAAAAACCATCTGCCAGGGTAAATTGTGACGTTTCAGGAAGTGCAAAGCATACCAGATAGGCTGCAAAATAATAAGAAATCCAGATGGCTAGTGTGTACAGTATGAACTTTCCTTTCTCCTTCAGCTTAAAAATTGTAGCCAGTCCCTGGAAAATTCCATCGATAAACCCTACTATTTTACCTAAAAAGGGAACACCTGCAAGTTTCTTTTTATACACGAAAAAAAGAACACTCCCTACTGCCAGGATCAAAAGTACCAGCAAAATCTTATTAGGATTAATCTGAATACCGGAGTTTTTATAAAAAGACAAAATAGCATCGTATTTAAACAGCAGGGTCAGCCCTAAGAACCCCAACATACAAACTAAATCTACCACTCTTTCCAGAATAATTGTTCCGAAAGATTTATCTACAGGAACTTTTTCTACCCCATATAAAGCGGTTGCCCTTGCCACCTCTCCACTTCGGGGAATGGTAAGGTTCATCAGATACCCGAATGATATAGACCAAAGTGCATTGGAATCGGAAATTTTATGCCCCATAGGTTCCAGCATCAGATTCCAGCGGATCGCCCTGAACCAATAGGCCAGAAGCCCGAATACTGCAGCAAACAATACCCAGAGATAGTTGGCCTTAGCTAATGACGCCCGGATTACTTTAAAATCCAGTCCCTTTAAAGCAAGCCATAAAAAAAAGCCTGCAAAAGCAAGCGATATTACGATTGTAAGTATTGACTTTAAAGGACTTTTTGATGTTTTATCCATGGATTAGGTAAGAAGGTTTGTTTTTTCGTCCGGGAAAACTATTTTAGGCTGGAAATCCTTCGCCTCTTCAGGAGTCATCTGTGCATAAGCAATAATGATAATAATATCATCTTTCTGTACCTTTCTTGCTGCAGGTCCGTTCAGACATACTTCTCCTGATTTTCTTTTTCCTTTGATAACATAGGTATCAAAACGTTCTCCGTTATTTACGTTCACGATATAGACTCTTTCTCCCACTACCAATCCGGCAGCTTCTATAAGATCTTCATCAATCGTTATACTTCCTATATAATTAAGGTCTGAGGCTGTTACTCTTACCCTGTGGATTTTGGATTTGAAAACTTCTATTAACATACTGCAAATTTATTAATAAAAATTCATAAAACAGACTTTCCCTATTATTTATAAACTCCCATCAACACAGCAGTTTAATTTTGCGAAACATAAAAATTTTGAATTTTACTTATAAAATTAACAACCATATCCTTAAAAACATTAATACTTTATACACAATTTAGGATTTAATAAATACAGGAAACAATATTAACTTTTCGCTAAAGTCAATACACATAAGCATTTGGCATGATTTTAGTAACCGGTAACGTAGATTTTTCGTGAAAAACGGAATTATCATATTTTAACTGTTTTCACTGAAAAGTAAAAAAATTGTATAAGTTTTAATAAAAAAATTGCACAATTAGAAAATAGTATTATATTTGCTATAATTACGAACTAACTTTAATATTAAAAATTATGAACAAGTCTGAATTAATCGACGCAATCGCAAAAGATGCAGGAATCACTAAAGTTGCAGCAAAAGCTGCTTTAGAATCCTTTATTTCTAACGTAACTTCTACTTTAAAGAAAAAAGACGGAAAAGTTTCTTTAGTAGGATTCGGTACTTTCTCAGTAGCTGAGAGAGCTGCCAGACAAGGTATCAACCCTGCAACTAAAAAACCAATTAAAATTGCTGCTAAAAAAGTTGCTAAATTCAAAGCTGGAGCTGATTTATCCAATGCAGTTTCCGGAGCTAAGAAAAAATAATCATTCAGATTACAAAAATTCAAAAGGCTGTTTCTTAGAAACGGCCTTTTTAGTACATAACAACCAGCTATACAGATATTAGTACACAAAATACAATAAGCAGGCAAAAAGGATCAAGCGCAAAATCTGGGGCTTATACTATTTAGATCTATTTAATTTTTAAAATTCACGCAAAGATTTCTTTTTGATTACTCTTTATTTTAAGTAAGCTAAGAAATGAATCGATCTTCAATCGATTCTGATGAAGCGAAGACTTTGCATGCGCTTAGTCAGCAGCTATGCTGCCTTCTTTGCCTACTTAAAATGGAACATTATTTTTTTAAAACTTTGCGTGAAAAACGATCTCAATAATTTTGATGCTAATCAATAATGAAAGAATTTCTTATATTCAGACCCCAATTTATTATATCCAATTTTTGAGACTGATCCGCTATTGTTTATTAATCTTTTTTTAGATCAAGCGCAAAAGTTGGGGGCATATAATATTTAGATCTATTTA
Coding sequences within:
- the panD gene encoding aspartate 1-decarboxylase, with the protein product MLIEVFKSKIHRVRVTASDLNYIGSITIDEDLIEAAGLVVGERVYIVNVNNGERFDTYVIKGKRKSGEVCLNGPAARKVQKDDIIIIIAYAQMTPEEAKDFQPKIVFPDEKTNLLT
- a CDS encoding lysylphosphatidylglycerol synthase transmembrane domain-containing protein — encoded protein: MDKTSKSPLKSILTIVISLAFAGFFLWLALKGLDFKVIRASLAKANYLWVLFAAVFGLLAYWFRAIRWNLMLEPMGHKISDSNALWSISFGYLMNLTIPRSGEVARATALYGVEKVPVDKSFGTIILERVVDLVCMLGFLGLTLLFKYDAILSFYKNSGIQINPNKILLVLLILAVGSVLFFVYKKKLAGVPFLGKIVGFIDGIFQGLATIFKLKEKGKFILYTLAIWISYYFAAYLVCFALPETSQFTLADGFFIIVVGTLGMIIPASGGIGAYNLAMKYGFMALFLSVGKSADLGGEMGLTYSFISLPLQIVIMLVMGLISIPMLAKARNAAVADKDF
- a CDS encoding TerD family protein; this encodes MAINLQKGQKIEIGLTKMTIGLGWDPNEGTGYDFDLDASAIMIGSDRKLVGEEYFVFYNNLNSPDGALIHTGDDPNGKNSDGDDDEAIIVDLDKVDPRVQEILFVVTIEDFERRRQNFGQVRNSYIRVVDNQTNQEIAKYELDEDFSIETGVEFGRLYKRNGNWKFEASGIGYRADLGFFLEKYYKGQIIK
- a CDS encoding HU family DNA-binding protein, giving the protein MNKSELIDAIAKDAGITKVAAKAALESFISNVTSTLKKKDGKVSLVGFGTFSVAERAARQGINPATKKPIKIAAKKVAKFKAGADLSNAVSGAKKK